TGCGTCTCCGCGCCTGCCCACAACGGCGCAATAGTGTACACAAATGGCCCAAAACGGCGCCGAGAGGTCATTTTCGCCAATCTGTGTACACTCTTTTGCACCCCACGACCGCTCGCGCTTGCACCCCCACGGCCGCTCTCGCGACCGGGCGGGGCCACGGGTCCCACGACATCAACGACCCCATGGCCCCGTGACGCAAGGGCGCTCGGACCTGACACCCACGTCGCCAGGGCGGTGACGCAATCACTCACCCACACGAGCTCACGAAGCCTCTTTTTAAGCCGATCTAACAGTCGAGAAGCCGGGTGATGGGTTTATCACGTTGAGCTGAAAAAATGCGCATCGATCATCAGCAGGTGGCGAGTCACCCTTGCAATCTCGGGCTAGCGTTCGTTGGCCTGTTTGACCCGGAAGAGGTGTACGCGCCAGTTCAAATACGATCGAATGTACTTCATGTTCATGCGGTGAATTGCCACGGGTGGCGCTTGACTCAAGGGGTGAAGGTCGCTCACCATCGCGACTCGCTCGAGGCGGATGGGGTTGCGGACGTCGGCCCTGTAGGCCTCGTGGACGCCCTTGGCCGGCCAGCCTGACGCCCGCCGCGTGTGGGCCGCCGCCCGCGACGTCGTGGTTGGCGCGCGTCCCCGCTCCGTGGCGGCGCTCATGGGTCTCCGCAGCCGGGCGCAGGCCCTCAAGGCAGGCGACGGTTCGGGTCTGTGTCCAGCGGGCTAAGGAAGCGCCGGGAAGGCGGGGTAAGGGTACTCTGCCGCGATACCTGGATGTACGTACCCTGTGCGAATACGCGAGGGATCAGGTCGATGAGTGATGGTGGTTTTGTCCCGGCTTCCTCGTCTGCGGTGACGTACAGTTGGCGCGTCGAACCTTAGGATGCCATGATGTGTGGGATAGACGGTTACCGAAAGGTGCCTACTTTCACGCAGGCCCTCACTTGTCGATAATGTTTGAAGAGAGGGATCGGAGGGGTTTGAAGGGAGGAATCGGAGGAGCAATGAAGACGAGGGACATGACTGCGCAAGACTGCCTGGAGCTGCTGCGCGAGATACGCGATGTGACCTTCTCGACGGTCGACGCGCAGGGGCACCCGCAGGCACGCGTCATCGACGTGATGGGCGTGGGTGAGGGGTGCGTAACGTTCTGCACGGCACGCGGCAAGGATTTCTATGCTCAGCTCAGGCATAACCCGCACGTGGCGGTGGTTGGCCTCTCCAAGGACTGGCAGTCGGTGCGTCTTGTGGGCGTGGCACGACGCCTGCCTGATGAGGGGCAGCGCGCGGCCATCGATCTGATCTTTGCCGACAACCCCTCCATGGAGTCGGTCTACCCGGGCGAGGCGCGCTATATCCTCGAGGCCTTCATGATCGACAGAGGCACCCTCGAGGTCTTCGACCTCGCCAGCGAACCCATCTTTCGAAGGAGCTTCTCTCTTGGCGGCGCTCCGCTGGGCCTGCGGGGATTCCTCATAGCTGACGATTGCGTCGGCTGCGGCACGTGCAAGGAGGGCTGCCCGCAGCAGTGCATCGACGAGGGCGAGCCGTACTGGATCAATCAGGAGTCCTGCCTGCACTGCGGGCTCTGCTATGAGAACTGCCCCGTCGGAGCCATCGATCGCCGTTAGCGGGCGCAGACCAAAGGAGAACCATGCCCCAGAACATGTGGAATCTGCTGGTGGAGCGCTCGGGCTGGTTCGCTGGCCTTGCGGGCGAGCATCTGACCCTCTCGGCCATCGCCATCGCGGTGGCCATTGTGGTGGGCGGACTTGCCGGCCTGCTCATCAGCCAGGCGACCAAGGCCGCGAAGCCCACGCTCGCGGTGGTGAACTTCCTCTACACCATACCGTCCATCTCTATGCTGGGCCTGCTCATCCCCTTCTCGGGCGTGGGCAACGTCACGGCGGTGATCGCGCTCATCATCTATGCGCTTTTGCCCATGGTTCGCAGCACCTACACGGGTCTCACCAACATCGAACCCGGCATCATCGAGGCGGCGCGCGGTATGGGTTCCACCGAGGGCCAGATCATGCGCAAGATTCGCATCCCGCTCGCGATGCCTGTCATCATGAGCGGGATCCGCTCGATGGCCACGATGACCATAGCGCTCACCGGCATCGCCTCGTTCATTGGGGCCGGGGGGCTTGGTGTGGCTATCTATCGCGGCATCACGACCAATAACATGGCCATGACCATGGACGGTTCGCTGTTGGTGGCCATCCTTGCCCTGGTCGTGGACTTCGTGCTTGGCGTCGTGGAGCGTCGCGCGCAGATGCGCAGTGCGAAGGCACGTTGCGCCAACCGGCGTGCGCTCATCGTCGTAGCCGCCATCGTCGCCGCGCTTGTGGCAATCGGTCTTGCACGCTCCTGC
The DNA window shown above is from Olsenella sp. oral taxon 807 and carries:
- a CDS encoding pyridoxamine 5'-phosphate oxidase family protein produces the protein MKTRDMTAQDCLELLREIRDVTFSTVDAQGHPQARVIDVMGVGEGCVTFCTARGKDFYAQLRHNPHVAVVGLSKDWQSVRLVGVARRLPDEGQRAAIDLIFADNPSMESVYPGEARYILEAFMIDRGTLEVFDLASEPIFRRSFSLGGAPLGLRGFLIADDCVGCGTCKEGCPQQCIDEGEPYWINQESCLHCGLCYENCPVGAIDRR